One Zingiber officinale cultivar Zhangliang chromosome 10B, Zo_v1.1, whole genome shotgun sequence genomic window, CCATCTTTCACTATCACTTATAAAGTCAACCTCTTGCAACTCGCATCAAAGCTATTGAACTAGCTCCAATCTCCTCGTCTTGCGGTCCCTCGCATGCCATCCTTCTCTTAATTCCAACGGACCTCTTGAGCCTTCAGTTGAACTAATTTGGTGTTCCAAATCAACAGCACAATTCAAGCACGTCAAACCACAAGGTATGCCAACTTTAGATGCATATTATCAAGTCCTTGCAAACTCCACACTCACATTAGAACTCAGACAAAAACCTAACTTACATGCACTCAAACACGACCACTTAGGGGATTGCACTAACAAAATCTTCTAGTGTCCTTTGTTTTCATCTATGGACTTGTGCCCTGTTCTATGAAGGTTGTTGTTGCCCTTGCTAGAGTGACAATCTCTATTGCAAGAGGTGGAACAACACACTGTCATCTTTCATAGTAGGCCAATGATGTTTGTTACAATTCCATCAAAGCGATGGCTGCTATAGGAACATGATGACTGACTCTCCAAATGCCTCAGTCTACTCTCTATTAAGCAACCAAATGCTGACCTAAGGACGCCTTGCAGCGGAGGGTGGTGTGAGTAAAACTATATAGCAGAGGGCACCACCTCATTGATTTTCTATAAAATGAGGCCACCATTGGAGCCCTAAATTcacttttaagttaaaatttccttttcatgatTTGTTCTAATCATAGTTGTGAAAGGCGTGCCATTTGTGCCTGCCTGTGCCCAGGTGCGCCATTTGTGGCTGGGTAGTAACCTAGGCGTAGTGTTCAAAGAAGCACGCTTAAGCGCATGCCTTTGAGACGCGATAATCACACGTAAGGAGCGATTTTGCTCGttctgtaataccccggttctaaagattctggttaagtatggcttaaaggttagatggtactatccatatcaccaaggtgcaccttccttttcggaagcccaaacttaagaactccaaagttaagcgtgcttggcttggagaaatctgaggatgggtgacctcctgggaagttttccagggtgcgtgcgagtgaggacaaagcacgctgaaaggacctccggtggtctgtggagctagtcatcaacccgatgggcaattcaggtagcgttcccggttcggttcgggtggggcccgcccgagccggggcgttacagatggtatcagagcgaccttgcgaccgtgagtgcgcctgtggtaggagcacccagggcaccacctagcgagggagattctgggatttgtttgtggtgtgatttgtggttacacaacgaggatgttgtgtctttaagtgggggtgattgtaataccccggttctgagattctggttaaatatgacttaaaaggttagatggtactatccatatcaccaaggtgcaccttccttttcggaagcccaaacttaaagaactccaaagttaagcgtgcttggcttggagaaatctgaggatgggtgacctcctgggaagttttccagggtgcgtgcgagtgaggacaaagcacgctgaaaggacctccggtggtctgtggagctagtcatcaacccgatgggcaattcaggtagcgttcccggttcggttcgggtggggcccgcccgggccggggcgttacacgtTCGATTGAAGTCCAACCCTCACGGCGGCCGCGAAGGCATCGCACGTCGCAAGAGCCTCGAGGTGGCCCTGGAGGCATCGTGCGAGCCCCACAGTCGCAATGGAAGCATCGCATGAGCCTCGCAACCGCTGTAGATGTGTTGCGCAACCCCTGCGGCCACAGTAGAGTCTTCACGCGAGCCTCATAGCCATGGAGGACTTGTCACGTGAGCCCAGTGGTCACAACAGAGGCTTCACTTGAGCACCACAACTGCGGCAGAGTCTTCTCATGTGCCCCACGGTCGCGGAGAAAGAGTCGCGTGAGCCTAGCCTTCGCAGCGGAGGCTTCACGTGAGCACCGCAGTCGCGAGCAGCACGTaacaagtttttaattaagtaaaACGTAAGTaaataatttcaatcaacttcTAATCAACTTCTAACGAGCGTAGGGATAATTTAAGTAAACTTTATTAAACTTTAATAAAATTGAcacattaatttaatatatatagatagatataTAGATTTAAAATTAGCCCATGCTTTTAATTAACATATTTTTTTGCATGATTTTATTAGTGAAATATTTTGATAGAAATTTACTATATATGTttgaattgtaaaaatttataccAAAAATGTCTTACTTCGATAAGGCGTGCACCTCACTTTGTGCCTAGTGCCTAGTGCCTCAGGCCTCACAACACATATGCGCTTTTGGGCACTTCATGCCTTAAATAACTAGGGTTCTAATGCACTTGATTGGAGGTATTTGGGtaatttgtttataaaattaaaaacaaacactCAATTGAACAATGGAAAATCAAAGTCTTGATGGATTAAAATTCAAAAGGCAGAATCTAATAGAATGTAACTCTCATGTGGACATGTAGAACAAATTTTATATTGGGAATGAATGTGACATAATTTGTAGAATTAACAGAGCTTTGTTAGTATTCTTAGCTCTTACATATGGATGGTTGGTGCAGGAATTACCTCATTCACTGTAAAAATAAGCTTACTAGATTGATAAACAGATCTTTAACATATAAATATGAATGTTTAATATAATtcattattttgatatatgattaAAGAAAACATCATAGCGATCGCAAATGTTTGTCACATTGAACTACATAGCCATTTATTAATTCATTTTTTTCTAAAGAATTTCAAAGCCAAAAGTTGTCTTCCCTCTATCTTTAATTGTTTGACATTTTTTATTCTATGGAAGCTTGATGAATCACAAGGATGATAGATATTTTGACATAAATTCTGGTCATTTGAAATTTGGCATTAGCTCGAGCTAAGAATTAATGTTCCCATGTTTATGTAGaatcttgaaatactagatcctAGGTAGACTTTGAAATTTACATAAACATTTTTCATACAACTGACCAAATTTGAGCTGAAAGACATACTAGGTTCgttcttttccttaattttaatatttttaggtTTCAGTGATCTTATGTAAGTTTAACCAAGGTTCTGAGGTTCTACATTCAAAATAGACAAAATTTACTTTAGTCTGCCTTTCAGATTTTAGTTGATTTGATAAATCTTACTCAAGGATAATTTCTTTCCTCCAAGTCCATCCCATGTAAAACTGTTGAGTTCGGGATGTGATGTCTAAATGCTGTCTCTTGTATTTGTGATTACTAATTGCAatttaccctatttttcttgacaattgATAGCATGTGATAATTTTCTAAAAGTATGcataatgatttttttattttttgttcttaCTGGCTGTATCTTGAAGATGCTAGATTGCTTCATACAAGAAACCAATAGCAAAGGAATGTGGATTTATGGAACTTTCACATGTAGAATGACATCTTGTATGCTACTTTTTCTGATTATTTGAGTATCCCCTCCAAATGCTCCTTGTACTTGAGAGTAGTTGTCATCATAGACTAATAGTATGTGGAGTTTTGAATAATTGCCTTCTAGATTCTGTTTTACATGGGCAAATAGGTGTCAAAAAGACACCATGGGAAGTAGTTTTGTTAAATATGATCTTCATTTTGTTCAAATCAttgtttcattttgttcaaagatTTATATATTTATCTTGCTGACTGTTATTTTTTATTCTTCTTAACAACTTGAAGTTTGCTCTACCAATGAAGGCTGTCTTTCTTCTATCTGTCCATTTATGTCTATTTATATAATTGCTGAATTGTGCTATGGGATTTGTAGTTCCAAGGATCACATTAGTCCAATTTGCCAGGGCTGTAAGGGAAGGCAAATGAGTACTTTCACACCCTTCTCTGACATTTTTGGAATAGATCAGCCTTCTAGTTCAGGCACTTCTGTCATGGATCAACAAATGCTTTGAAATGACCTCACTCTTTCAGTAGAGAACCAGGACTTACCTCGCAATCCACTATCATCTAGTGAAACCATCTCATGCGAAAATGTTGCTACCCAAGAAAATCCCAACTTGAATTTCTGGGGTCCACTTGGTCTTAAGTCTAGAACGTCCTCACTAAATCATTGCAGTCGAAGTGAAACAAAACTTGAAAGTGGTTGGATGTCTTCTGCTTCATGTAATAGAGTAGGTGGACCAAGTATAGCAGATAATAGATATGAGGCAATGAATACTCTTCCATTTGAAACTGATAACGCTGAGACCAGCATCAATATTGTCAATAATAGACAACCATCATCTCAGTTTCTTGACTTTAATGAACCCCCTACAGAGCATGTTGAAATGAGTAGGCAGTTTCTGGAAACACAACTTCATTCAGGACCAAGTAATCAGGCTCCATCACCGTGTCAGCATGTCTCCTTATCTGGATCTTCTTTAGGGGGGTGTTCTGTTAGTGCTATTGATTTATTTTCCAATTATGATGGTGGAAAACAAAAAATAGCAGAAAGCTCTTCACACAAGAGAAAGAACATCAAACGAGATGATGGGGAATGCTCGGCAAGTGGACATTCTAGTAACTTCGGTGAAGGTGATAATAATTTGCTCAATTTTATTTCCTCTCTTCATTGTGCTTTCAATCTTGCAAAAGGATATCTGGCTTATCTCTGTAGTTAAACAGGTTCAATTCATACAGGAGAAGAAATAAATGTGAGAATCAGTAAACTAGCAAGAGGTGCGACTACTGATGATCATCCTTATGTTAGTGCTTCTGGAAACAGTGAAAGCTTTCAGCGAAACACTCGAGTGAAAATCAGCCATGCAAATGACGCTGATAATTTTGCACCTGGACTATGGCCCCTAGAGAACAATATTACTTGTTATAATCCTTGGCCTGTCCAATCATCATCTGCAACCACCTCATCTAGTCAGTCTTTATATTCCGGGTATTTGGCCATTAATTTGAGGCCACATAGGCAACGTAATCTACGTATGCTTCCTGTCATTTCTTCGGACTTGTATCCTTTACCACAAAGTGGAATTTCCGCTACGGAAGTAGGTAGTTCTTTGGGCTCTCCAGCAGTTGCAGTCGATGGCTCAGCTGTGGAATTGGATCAATTAGATGTTCCAATCAATATCTCGGAGCAAGTATCTGTTCCCTCAAGTAGCACTACAGATATGATGCGAGTTCAAATAAATTGGCATTCAGCCAGTGGCAATTCAGTTTTAACCAGCAATTTTGGTACCTGCATCACAGGTTGGCGTCAATTTAGGTCTTTATCATCAATCATTGGGAACAAACTGGTTAACTCACCAAAATCGACGCCGCTTATCAGAAACTATTCGTAGGAACATTTTTTCTTCTGATTTTGAATTCAGAGGCCAGACCATCAGCCTTCCTCAACATCAAAACAATTCTTCCACATCTCTGGAGGTTGGACGTCATCAGTCTGGAGCTGTTTCCTGTGTTCATCAGCATCCACACACAAGATTAAATATGTTGCATAGGCATAATAGTGGTGCTTTGGGCATTGCCTTGTCAGCACGGACTCTTGCAGCTGCAAGAGAAGGGAGAAACAGAATGTCAGGGGTATGTAACACAACCGTCATCTTTAACAAAATTGGTGAGGCTCGTGTTTATTATCTCAGTAGTTCCAGGATCTACTTCTGCCATACCTTCAAATTTGGCATGAATCATTCTTAGTATGATAATGTATAAAGCAATTTTATGCACGAGCATTATATGTTTTTTGTTTGCATTTATATACTGGTTATGTCTTCTGAATTCACATCGCTGAACA contains:
- the LOC122029110 gene encoding probable E3 ubiquitin-protein ligase HIP1; amino-acid sequence: MNTLPFETDNAETSINIVNNRQPSSQFLDFNEPPTEHVEMSRQFLETQLHSGPSNQAPSPCQHVSLSGSSLGGCSVSAIDLFSNYDGGKQKIAESSSHKRKNIKRDDGECSASGHSSNFGEGEEINVRISKLARGATTDDHPYVSASGNSESFQRNTRVKISHANDADNFAPGLWPLENNITCYNPWPVQSSSATTSSSQSLYSGYLAINLRPHRQRNLRMLPVISSDLYPLPQSGISATEVGSSLGSPAVAVDGSAVELDQLDVPINISEQVSVPSSSTTDMMRVQINWHSASGNSVLTSNFGTCITETIRRNIFSSDFEFRGQTISLPQHQNNSSTSLEVGRHQSGAVSCVHQHPHTRLNMLHRHNSGALGIALSARTLAAAREGRNRMSGIRNVFDRIRWGDNLLLEDVLLLEQSAFVGGANFLDRYRDMRLDVGNMSYEELIALGERIGSVNTGLSEEKIVECLQQHKYVPVASEPTGEVEPCCICREEYIDGDELGQLDCGHDFHSLCIKKWLAIKNLCPICKTAALRGRLVLS